The uncultured Hyphomonas sp. genome includes a region encoding these proteins:
- a CDS encoding mechanosensitive ion channel domain-containing protein: MEEWIEQLDINQYLPGVLGWATNILLALLILIVGLWVAGKVGKSIRRMGERHEKLDDTLFRFLGSVAKYIIMAFVAIAVLNRFGVETTSIVALLGAAGLAVGLALQGAMSNLAAGVMLMIFRPYKVGDFVDAAGSFGKVEEITLFTTVLQTFDNQQIVIPNGQIWGEKIINHSHHPIRGVEMAFGVSYDTDIDKAKDVIRKVFADHPLILDDPAPVVVVNTLGDSAVEFATRPFVKGEDYFTVRFSVPEQVKKALDAAGIEIPFPHRKVILVNET; this comes from the coding sequence ATGGAAGAGTGGATCGAGCAACTCGACATCAATCAATACCTGCCCGGCGTGTTGGGCTGGGCGACGAACATTCTTCTGGCCCTGCTGATCCTGATTGTCGGCCTGTGGGTGGCAGGGAAAGTCGGCAAGTCGATCCGGCGCATGGGCGAGCGGCACGAGAAGCTGGACGACACGCTGTTCCGCTTCCTCGGCAGCGTCGCGAAATACATCATCATGGCCTTCGTCGCCATTGCCGTGCTGAACCGGTTCGGCGTGGAGACGACGTCGATTGTCGCGCTGCTCGGCGCCGCGGGCCTCGCCGTCGGCCTGGCCCTGCAAGGGGCGATGTCGAACCTCGCCGCCGGGGTCATGCTGATGATCTTCCGGCCCTACAAGGTGGGCGATTTCGTCGACGCCGCGGGAAGCTTCGGCAAGGTCGAGGAGATCACGCTGTTCACCACCGTACTGCAGACGTTCGACAATCAGCAGATCGTCATTCCGAACGGCCAGATCTGGGGCGAGAAGATCATCAATCACAGCCACCATCCGATCCGCGGGGTCGAGATGGCGTTTGGCGTGTCGTATGACACAGACATCGACAAGGCCAAGGACGTCATCCGCAAGGTCTTCGCTGATCATCCACTGATCCTGGATGATCCGGCGCCGGTCGTCGTGGTCAACACGCTGGGCGACAGTGCGGTCGAGTTTGCAACGCGGCCCTTCGTGAAGGGGGAGGATTATTTCACGGTGCGCTTCTCCGTGCCCGAACAGGTGAAGAAGGCGCTGGATGCAGCAGGCATCGAAATTCCGTTCCCGCATCGCAAGGTGATCCTGGTCAACGAGACCTGA
- a CDS encoding lipid-binding SYLF domain-containing protein, which yields MARLRSMIAAACLAVGTVSVTACSTLPDEVDRAEIDTDSRQALNQLYAKNPAAKAIGQQARAVLVFPSIVKAGLGIGGAYGEGQMRQGGAVTGYYSTFTGSWGLQAGAQQYGYAVFLMNDDAVQYVRESEGWEIGVGPTVVLVNAGVAQNLSTTSLQEDAYAFIFDQKGLMAGISIEGTKINKLQ from the coding sequence ATGGCCCGTCTTCGTTCAATGATTGCTGCAGCCTGCCTTGCAGTGGGGACGGTTTCCGTCACCGCCTGTTCCACCCTGCCCGACGAAGTGGACCGCGCAGAAATCGACACTGACAGCCGCCAGGCGCTGAACCAGCTCTATGCCAAGAACCCGGCCGCCAAGGCCATCGGCCAGCAGGCCCGTGCCGTGCTGGTGTTCCCGTCCATCGTGAAAGCCGGCCTCGGCATCGGCGGCGCCTATGGCGAAGGCCAGATGCGCCAGGGCGGCGCGGTCACGGGCTACTACTCCACCTTCACAGGCTCCTGGGGCCTGCAGGCCGGTGCCCAGCAGTACGGCTATGCCGTCTTCCTGATGAATGACGATGCGGTGCAGTATGTCCGCGAATCCGAAGGCTGGGAAATCGGCGTCGGCCCGACCGTCGTGCTGGTGAATGCGGGCGTCGCGCAGAACCTGTCGACGACCTCGCTGCAGGAAGATGCCTATGCCTTCATCTTCGACCAGAAGGGCCTGATGGCCGGCATCAGCATCGAAGGCACCAAGATCAACAAGCTGCAATAA